One part of the Denticeps clupeoides chromosome 16, fDenClu1.1, whole genome shotgun sequence genome encodes these proteins:
- the LOC114766021 gene encoding SHC-transforming protein 4-like isoform X1, with amino-acid sequence MRERKVCGNTGLFVQKGMLYRSKYSRLRNDSVTSLEDSPQSGVSLKVGTKAPEPPKSLAPLDDLSPPAQETSSILCAFIPRMANMKISSPASLLGLRLTARQTPPNPAGPGCCASEHHGISCPLAHNTECLSSRCKVDMEIEWCRLANPECGVSFQIKYMGCLEVVRSMRALDFETRTQVTREAICRLCDSVQRDKLAVKRKRTYNKSLSSILGKSNLQFSGKSIKLNITTNSLELTSLDSFQTIAHHPMQSISFASGGDSDTADYVAYVAKDSVNKRACHILECPEGLAQDVINTIGQAFEKRFRQLLRNPLSLMAPKERQEEVCCSHAADKCCAVERAESHNYYNEIPGKPPPRGGLQDMRLRAEELREAEAQERTGSLLRAGQYENCPLSQSQLAPPGDSENAGHKSCEVEVEAGGISMPSTSVPMRKPLAEEAWYHGKLSRQEAESRLADSGDFLVRESCSSPGQYVLSGLQGDTAKHLLLVDPEGMVRTKDHVFHSVGHLIRYHMDNHRPIVSCGSELCLKQPVLQNY; translated from the exons ATGAGAGAACGTAAAGTTTGTGGCAACACAGGTCTCTTTGTACAGAAAGGCATGCTGTACCGGTCCAAGTACAGCCGACTCCGCAACGACTCCGTCACCTCGCTGGAGGACAGTCCACAGAGTGGGGTGTCCCTGAAGGTCGGCACCAAGGCCCCCGAGCCGCCCAAGAGCCTGGCACCTCTGGACGACCTGAGCCCTCCGGCACAGGAGACCTCGTCCATCTTGTGCGCCTTCATCCCCAGGATGGCCAACATGAAAATATCCAGCCCCGCTTCCCTGCTGGGACTGAGACTTACTGCCAGACAGACGCCACCGAATCCTGCCGGGCCGGGCTGTTGTGCCAGCGAGCATCACGGCATTTCCTGTCCCTTGGCACATAACACGGAGTGCTTGTCGTCCCGATGCAAGGTTGACATGGAGATTGAGTGGTGCCGACTGGCCAATCCGGAGTGTGGTGTGTCTTTCCAGATAAAG TACATGGGCTGTCTGGAGGTGGTCCGGTCAATGAGGGCTTTGGACTTTGAGACGAGAACGCAAGTCACACG GGAGGCCATATGCCGTCTGTGTGATAGTGTACAAAGGGACAAGTTAGCGGTGAAACGAAAAAGA ACGTACAACAAAAGCTTATCAAGTATCTTGGGGAAGAGTAACCTACAATTTTCCGGAAAGAGCATCAAGTTGAACATCACCACCAACAGTTTGGAATTAACATCTCTTGACTCTTTTCAG ACTATTGCCCATCATCCCATGCAGTCTATCTCCTTTGCCTCTGGTGGAGATTCT GACACAGCAGATTATGTCGCTTACGTTGCCAAAGATTCTGTGAACAAAAGAG CTTGTCACATATTAGAGTGTCCGGAGGGTTTGGCGCAAGATGTGATCAACACAATAGGACAGGCCTTTGAAAAACGCTTCCGGCAGCTCCTAAGAAATCCTTTGTCCCTCATGGCTCCCAAGGAAAG gcaggaagaggtttGCTGTAGCCACGCTGCCGACAAATGCTGCGCTGTGGAGAGGGCAGAGAGCCACAACTACTACAACGAAATCCCAGGCAAGCCTCCACCCCGAGGAGGGCTACAGGACATGCGGCTCAGAGCGGAGGAGCTTCGGGAGGCTGAGGCGCAGGAGAGG ACAGGCTCCCTGCTGCGAGCAGGCCAGTACGAAAACTGCCCGCTCTCACAGAGCCAGCTTGCGCCACCTGGAG ATTCAGAGAACGCAGGGCACAAATCGTGTGAGGTTGAGGTGGAGGCAGGTGGAATCTCTATGCCAAGTACATCCGTGCCCATGCGCAAGCCCCTGGCAGAGGAGGCCTGGTACCACGGCAAACTGAGCCGGCAGGAAGCCGAGAGCCGCCTGGCAGACAGCGGTGACTTCCTGGTGCGGGAGAGCTGCTCCTCACCCGGCCAGTATGTGCTGAGTGGGCTGCAGGGGGACACTGCCAAGCACCTGCTGCTCGTGGACCCAGAGGGAATG GTGAGAACGAAGGACCATGTGTTCCACAGTGTTGGACATCTTATTCGCTATCATATGGACAATCACCGGCCGATAGTTTCCTGTGGAAGTGAGTTATGTCTGAAACAGCCAGTCTTGCAGAACTACTGA
- the LOC114766021 gene encoding SHC-transforming protein 4-like isoform X2 gives MRERKVCGNTGLFVQKGMLYRSKYSRLRNDSVTSLEDSPQSGVSLKVGTKAPEPPKSLAPLDDLSPPAQETSSILCAFIPRMANMKISSPASLLGLRLTARQTPPNPAGPGCCASEHHGISCPLAHNTECLSSRCKVDMEIEWCRLANPECGVSFQIKYMGCLEVVRSMRALDFETRTQVTREAICRLCDSVQRDKLAVKRKRTYNKSLSSILGKSNLQFSGKSIKLNITTNSLELTSLDSFQDTADYVAYVAKDSVNKRACHILECPEGLAQDVINTIGQAFEKRFRQLLRNPLSLMAPKERQEEVCCSHAADKCCAVERAESHNYYNEIPGKPPPRGGLQDMRLRAEELREAEAQERTGSLLRAGQYENCPLSQSQLAPPGDSENAGHKSCEVEVEAGGISMPSTSVPMRKPLAEEAWYHGKLSRQEAESRLADSGDFLVRESCSSPGQYVLSGLQGDTAKHLLLVDPEGMVRTKDHVFHSVGHLIRYHMDNHRPIVSCGSELCLKQPVLQNY, from the exons ATGAGAGAACGTAAAGTTTGTGGCAACACAGGTCTCTTTGTACAGAAAGGCATGCTGTACCGGTCCAAGTACAGCCGACTCCGCAACGACTCCGTCACCTCGCTGGAGGACAGTCCACAGAGTGGGGTGTCCCTGAAGGTCGGCACCAAGGCCCCCGAGCCGCCCAAGAGCCTGGCACCTCTGGACGACCTGAGCCCTCCGGCACAGGAGACCTCGTCCATCTTGTGCGCCTTCATCCCCAGGATGGCCAACATGAAAATATCCAGCCCCGCTTCCCTGCTGGGACTGAGACTTACTGCCAGACAGACGCCACCGAATCCTGCCGGGCCGGGCTGTTGTGCCAGCGAGCATCACGGCATTTCCTGTCCCTTGGCACATAACACGGAGTGCTTGTCGTCCCGATGCAAGGTTGACATGGAGATTGAGTGGTGCCGACTGGCCAATCCGGAGTGTGGTGTGTCTTTCCAGATAAAG TACATGGGCTGTCTGGAGGTGGTCCGGTCAATGAGGGCTTTGGACTTTGAGACGAGAACGCAAGTCACACG GGAGGCCATATGCCGTCTGTGTGATAGTGTACAAAGGGACAAGTTAGCGGTGAAACGAAAAAGA ACGTACAACAAAAGCTTATCAAGTATCTTGGGGAAGAGTAACCTACAATTTTCCGGAAAGAGCATCAAGTTGAACATCACCACCAACAGTTTGGAATTAACATCTCTTGACTCTTTTCAG GACACAGCAGATTATGTCGCTTACGTTGCCAAAGATTCTGTGAACAAAAGAG CTTGTCACATATTAGAGTGTCCGGAGGGTTTGGCGCAAGATGTGATCAACACAATAGGACAGGCCTTTGAAAAACGCTTCCGGCAGCTCCTAAGAAATCCTTTGTCCCTCATGGCTCCCAAGGAAAG gcaggaagaggtttGCTGTAGCCACGCTGCCGACAAATGCTGCGCTGTGGAGAGGGCAGAGAGCCACAACTACTACAACGAAATCCCAGGCAAGCCTCCACCCCGAGGAGGGCTACAGGACATGCGGCTCAGAGCGGAGGAGCTTCGGGAGGCTGAGGCGCAGGAGAGG ACAGGCTCCCTGCTGCGAGCAGGCCAGTACGAAAACTGCCCGCTCTCACAGAGCCAGCTTGCGCCACCTGGAG ATTCAGAGAACGCAGGGCACAAATCGTGTGAGGTTGAGGTGGAGGCAGGTGGAATCTCTATGCCAAGTACATCCGTGCCCATGCGCAAGCCCCTGGCAGAGGAGGCCTGGTACCACGGCAAACTGAGCCGGCAGGAAGCCGAGAGCCGCCTGGCAGACAGCGGTGACTTCCTGGTGCGGGAGAGCTGCTCCTCACCCGGCCAGTATGTGCTGAGTGGGCTGCAGGGGGACACTGCCAAGCACCTGCTGCTCGTGGACCCAGAGGGAATG GTGAGAACGAAGGACCATGTGTTCCACAGTGTTGGACATCTTATTCGCTATCATATGGACAATCACCGGCCGATAGTTTCCTGTGGAAGTGAGTTATGTCTGAAACAGCCAGTCTTGCAGAACTACTGA